The following coding sequences are from one Fibrobacter sp. UWR4 window:
- a CDS encoding helix-hairpin-helix domain-containing protein — MNGPEKKVVYLAFCLFVVGVVVRVLPWGLPSIDSFQIEDVANKLIAPVGDSVPPAWNETPSEGFVSFEKSHKDSSKVEKKERKKKKKVQLPLHINTASVDDLCALNGVGPKLAEKIVAQREAKGPFKNPTDLKKVPGIGNKKLEAILPGVIFD; from the coding sequence ATGAACGGCCCTGAGAAAAAAGTTGTCTACCTGGCGTTCTGCCTGTTTGTCGTGGGGGTGGTTGTTCGCGTCCTTCCTTGGGGCTTGCCGTCCATAGATTCTTTCCAGATCGAGGATGTTGCGAATAAATTAATTGCTCCTGTAGGGGATTCGGTTCCTCCTGCATGGAACGAAACTCCATCCGAAGGTTTCGTTTCTTTCGAAAAATCCCATAAGGATTCATCAAAAGTCGAAAAAAAAGAACGGAAAAAGAAGAAAAAGGTGCAGTTACCCCTGCATATAAATACGGCCTCTGTGGATGATTTGTGCGCTCTAAATGGGGTTGGACCGAAGCTTGCCGAAAAGATTGTGGCACAAAGAGAGGCGAAAGGACCCTTTAAAAACCCTACAGACTTGAAAAAAGTGCCTGGAATTGGGAATAAAAAGCTGGAGGCTATACTACCTGGGGTGATTTTTGATTAG
- the pilM gene encoding type IV pilus biogenesis protein PilM has product MSDTKLYLGIEVADASLKVALLDGTERRVLKTAILETETSPLVDVYAFEVVLQEWMKFINVENVDAVSVSIPAFRSIIRQVFVPAEASKNLDDYLKWYVSLITNADDGVYVIDYQIMKGDDSLGYTVMLIAVRREWVDNLRKGFRNKSLTPKSLDVDVLSLMNLMDFAEQVSELGCVVKADYAGVTMVWLTKDNLQAMRCVSTLNLVNKSKEEAYQILADGIAEQIRLAKEENSAIDTKMVNLCGEMASDLSFVETLRQKLSDCQLVMLDSFSNLRLPVEAEDAAAVLCCSGAIGAALNVMEGV; this is encoded by the coding sequence ATGAGTGATACGAAATTATACCTAGGTATTGAAGTTGCAGACGCTTCTCTGAAGGTAGCCCTTTTGGATGGTACGGAACGTCGCGTTCTGAAGACTGCCATTCTGGAAACCGAAACCAGCCCGCTGGTGGACGTCTACGCTTTCGAAGTGGTGCTTCAGGAATGGATGAAGTTTATCAACGTGGAAAACGTTGATGCAGTTTCTGTTTCCATCCCTGCGTTCCGCTCTATTATCCGTCAGGTTTTTGTTCCCGCCGAGGCTTCCAAGAATCTGGATGACTACTTGAAGTGGTACGTTTCCCTCATAACCAACGCCGATGATGGTGTTTACGTCATTGATTATCAAATCATGAAGGGCGATGACTCCCTGGGCTATACGGTGATGCTGATTGCGGTACGTCGTGAATGGGTGGACAATCTCCGCAAGGGCTTCCGCAATAAGTCCCTGACTCCGAAATCTTTGGATGTAGATGTCCTGTCCTTGATGAACCTGATGGACTTTGCAGAACAGGTTTCTGAACTGGGATGCGTGGTTAAGGCCGACTATGCCGGTGTTACCATGGTGTGGCTTACGAAGGATAATCTCCAGGCCATGCGTTGCGTGTCCACGTTGAACCTGGTGAACAAGTCCAAGGAAGAAGCTTACCAGATACTTGCCGATGGCATTGCCGAACAGATTCGTCTTGCTAAGGAAGAAAATTCAGCAATTGACACCAAGATGGTGAACCTCTGCGGTGAAATGGCTAGCGATCTTTCCTTTGTGGAAACCCTTCGCCAGAAGCTCAGCGATTGCCAGCTGGTGATGTTGGATTCCTTCTCTAACCTTCGACTGCCGGTGGAAGCTGAAGATGCTGCTGCCGTACTGTGCTGTTCCGGTGCAATCGGTGCAGCCCTTAATGTGATGGAGGGTGTATGA
- the rsmD gene encoding 16S rRNA (guanine(966)-N(2))-methyltransferase RsmD has translation MPIRITGGTLRGRNVPSPDTSKTRPTASRTREALFNILQGVEGFRMLDLFCGTGIMGIEAISRGAASVTAVEMSKVQAKLVQQAYSSLKLDSQVNLLVTSALTLSKDVLCKDEGFDLIYADPPFKDMEYPDLRPFWDWLNPGGVAVFEAPSKNLPAWAKEAEANDLLQIRKYGESSLLLYRKTL, from the coding sequence ATGCCTATTCGAATTACCGGAGGCACCTTGAGGGGACGTAACGTCCCTTCGCCTGATACATCCAAGACTAGGCCTACAGCGTCCCGCACCCGCGAGGCCCTGTTCAATATTTTGCAGGGTGTAGAAGGTTTCCGCATGCTGGACCTATTCTGCGGGACCGGCATTATGGGAATCGAAGCGATTAGCCGTGGTGCTGCTTCTGTTACTGCAGTGGAAATGTCAAAGGTTCAGGCCAAACTTGTCCAGCAGGCCTACTCTTCCTTGAAACTGGATAGTCAAGTTAATTTGTTGGTAACAAGTGCGCTGACTTTATCCAAGGACGTCCTTTGTAAGGATGAAGGCTTTGACCTGATTTATGCGGATCCTCCTTTTAAGGATATGGAATATCCGGATCTTCGCCCCTTCTGGGACTGGCTCAATCCGGGCGGAGTCGCTGTGTTTGAAGCTCCCAGCAAGAATTTACCTGCATGGGCCAAGGAAGCCGAAGCCAACGATCTTTTGCAGATTAGGAAGTATGGCGAATCCTCCTTGCTTCTGTACCGCAAAACTTTGTAA
- the coaD gene encoding pantetheine-phosphate adenylyltransferase yields MAVKSEKKIAVFAGSFDPFTVGHLDLVTRGSKLFDELWVLVAVNTSKKYMLSMESRVALIRKACTGIKNVKVALFEGLTVDFMKSVGATVLLRGVRNGSDMDYELSVDWNNKLLYPECETVYLSSSRDHLMVSSSVVRELLKCGLAESADGRKKLKPYVPACILNDLVNEFKKNK; encoded by the coding sequence ATGGCTGTGAAATCCGAAAAGAAAATAGCTGTTTTTGCTGGATCCTTCGATCCTTTTACCGTTGGTCACTTGGACCTGGTTACCCGCGGTTCCAAACTGTTTGATGAACTTTGGGTTCTCGTGGCGGTGAATACGTCCAAGAAATATATGCTTTCCATGGAATCCCGTGTAGCGCTGATTCGGAAAGCCTGTACTGGAATCAAGAACGTCAAGGTTGCCCTGTTTGAGGGCCTTACGGTGGATTTCATGAAAAGTGTGGGTGCAACGGTTCTTCTTCGCGGTGTCCGTAATGGTTCCGATATGGATTATGAACTTTCCGTGGATTGGAACAACAAGTTGCTTTATCCAGAGTGCGAGACTGTTTATCTGTCTTCCTCCAGGGATCACCTGATGGTAAGTAGTTCTGTTGTTCGCGAGCTTTTGAAGTGTGGCCTGGCGGAATCTGCCGATGGACGGAAAAAATTGAAGCCCTATGTGCCAGCCTGTATTTTGAATGACCTGGTAAATGAATTCAAGAAGAACAAGTAG
- a CDS encoding rhomboid family intramembrane serine protease, giving the protein MRPFKFLPKCLRVLLIANAVVFGIAFVVGGILGLHLNIPGVGYGNVRDIIAHFGAFWPTDPLQVWRYVTYMFVHVDFWHFLFNMLMLWMFGSEVADMMGSKHFTGMYFFCGIFAAIFSLIMCVLGLTYNPIIGASGALMGIFVAYYKFFPNRMLLMFFFFPMRIKYAMWFMVAIDVLMAPSGDGVAHLAHLGGVVGGFIYMRLYEGGFGGLLSKVERAAKNARGPKFKMNDGGQAYGNTRSSRHSDEPIEGEVFDMDEDKRMDEILKKVNREGINSLTDSERQFLLRAGERIRRRRGGM; this is encoded by the coding sequence ATGAGACCTTTTAAGTTTTTACCGAAGTGCCTTCGTGTTCTGTTGATTGCCAATGCCGTTGTTTTTGGCATTGCCTTTGTTGTGGGTGGAATCCTTGGGTTGCATCTGAATATTCCCGGTGTGGGTTACGGCAATGTCCGTGATATTATTGCTCACTTTGGCGCCTTCTGGCCTACGGATCCCCTGCAGGTTTGGCGCTATGTGACTTATATGTTTGTCCATGTGGATTTCTGGCATTTCCTGTTTAATATGCTGATGCTATGGATGTTCGGATCCGAAGTTGCGGACATGATGGGCTCCAAGCATTTTACGGGAATGTATTTCTTCTGCGGTATTTTTGCTGCCATTTTCAGCCTGATCATGTGTGTCCTTGGCTTGACCTACAATCCGATCATTGGTGCTAGTGGCGCCTTGATGGGAATTTTTGTAGCCTACTACAAATTTTTCCCCAACCGAATGCTACTCATGTTCTTCTTTTTCCCCATGCGTATTAAGTATGCCATGTGGTTCATGGTGGCGATTGACGTTCTTATGGCTCCTTCCGGCGATGGAGTTGCCCATTTGGCTCATCTGGGCGGTGTCGTGGGTGGCTTTATCTATATGCGCCTTTATGAGGGTGGCTTTGGTGGCTTGCTGTCCAAGGTGGAACGCGCGGCAAAGAATGCCCGCGGTCCCAAGTTCAAGATGAATGATGGTGGCCAGGCTTATGGCAATACTCGTTCTTCTCGTCATTCCGACGAACCGATTGAAGGCGAAGTCTTCGATATGGATGAAGATAAACGTATGGACGAAATTTTGAAAAAGGTGAACCGTGAAGGAATCAATTCCCTTACGGATTCAGAACGTCAGTTCCTGCTGCGTGCTGGTGAGCGAATCCGCCGTCGTCGCGGAGGCATGTAA
- a CDS encoding adenosine kinase yields the protein MKKILGVGAALVDILANVSDEWMEAQGVQKGGMNAVDWPQMEKFLSSLKKSIRVPGGSTCNTMVGIAKLGGNASFISKVGDDELGRLFKEHLKNSGVESRMGISDVATGCVFSAVTPDAQRSMWTYLGASSNLGEADFSKTLYEGVDLVFVEGYNAFNTECFKKSLELAHEMGIETALDFSSFGVVDACRKTFDELFEKKMIDIIIANEDEAYAYAGVREEAALDVLAKKAKVAVVKIGKRGALIAKDGKITRVQAGSAKAIDTTGAGDLWASGFIYGYMNGWDMERAGNLGSIVSNEVVQVMGAQIPEDGWQRILAARS from the coding sequence ATGAAGAAAATTCTTGGTGTGGGCGCTGCCCTCGTTGATATTCTTGCAAACGTCAGTGACGAATGGATGGAAGCCCAGGGTGTACAGAAAGGCGGCATGAATGCTGTTGACTGGCCCCAGATGGAAAAATTTCTGAGCAGCCTGAAAAAGTCTATACGCGTTCCTGGCGGATCCACTTGCAATACAATGGTTGGTATTGCCAAACTGGGTGGAAATGCGTCCTTCATTAGTAAAGTGGGGGATGATGAACTAGGTCGCCTGTTTAAGGAACATCTGAAAAATTCTGGTGTGGAATCCCGCATGGGAATTTCGGATGTTGCGACTGGCTGCGTATTTTCTGCAGTGACTCCCGATGCCCAACGTTCCATGTGGACCTATCTTGGGGCGTCCAGTAACTTGGGCGAGGCGGATTTTTCCAAGACCCTTTATGAAGGCGTAGACTTGGTCTTCGTTGAAGGTTATAACGCATTTAACACCGAATGCTTCAAGAAGTCCCTGGAACTTGCTCATGAGATGGGAATTGAAACGGCTTTGGATTTCAGTTCCTTTGGGGTGGTGGATGCATGCCGCAAGACTTTTGATGAACTGTTCGAAAAGAAGATGATTGATATCATCATCGCGAATGAAGATGAGGCTTATGCCTATGCTGGCGTGAGGGAAGAGGCTGCTCTTGATGTTCTTGCCAAGAAGGCCAAGGTGGCTGTGGTAAAGATTGGCAAGCGTGGCGCCTTGATCGCTAAGGATGGCAAGATAACTCGTGTTCAGGCGGGCTCCGCTAAGGCTATTGACACAACGGGTGCAGGCGACTTGTGGGCGTCGGGCTTTATCTATGGCTATATGAACGGCTGGGATATGGAACGTGCAGGTAACTTAGGCAGTATCGTTTCCAATGAAGTTGTTCAAGTGATGGGTGCTCAAATTCCCGAAGACGGCTGGCAGCGCATTTTGGCTGCTCGTAGTTAA
- a CDS encoding alkaline phosphatase translates to MRLGTVQMALMVLLACGATTFAKKAKNESFEKANVLQGPFVKGDVLEEFSRIELKTAEIAAYMPATKKLFVVGDENVMEVVDLSNPRKPKRTESFMLEGEATSVTAHGNFVAVSLLADPAWERGNVELLEVSNGSIRKVGVYGVCYHPDMLTFTPDGKKILVACEGEPSEDKLHDPEGGIAILDMDLISQEKNPVITIPLHEADFEPEYITVSKDSKIAWVSLQENNALVRVDVEHAYVDTIFDLGFVDHTQKGFALDAVKDGKIRIENANIRSLRQPDGIKAFEVNGRTFVATANEGDDMEKTDPRFVKIACGDDKDCKLINGTRSISLFDGHTGELVWDSGEILEKTFAEVAPLYFNWNSKKGKVNLEKWTDSRSDDKGCEPENVTVGKVENRLLGFVGLERMSGIATFDFTDIGVNGKMPKLVGYYMDPKDRGPEGVLFIDAEQSPEPGTALLVVGYEYSKTLVIYKVK, encoded by the coding sequence ATGAGACTTGGAACGGTTCAAATGGCGCTAATGGTGCTGCTCGCCTGCGGCGCAACTACTTTTGCGAAAAAAGCGAAGAATGAGTCTTTTGAAAAGGCGAACGTGTTGCAAGGTCCCTTTGTCAAAGGGGATGTTCTTGAAGAGTTCTCCCGCATTGAATTAAAGACCGCAGAAATTGCCGCCTATATGCCTGCCACGAAAAAGCTGTTCGTGGTGGGGGATGAAAATGTGATGGAAGTGGTGGACTTGTCCAATCCCAGAAAGCCGAAACGTACGGAGTCCTTTATGCTGGAAGGGGAAGCTACCAGCGTTACGGCCCACGGAAATTTCGTGGCGGTGAGCCTGCTTGCAGACCCTGCCTGGGAACGGGGTAATGTTGAATTGCTGGAAGTTTCAAATGGATCGATCCGTAAGGTGGGGGTGTACGGTGTCTGCTACCATCCCGACATGCTGACCTTTACCCCCGATGGCAAGAAAATTCTGGTTGCCTGCGAAGGCGAACCCAGCGAAGACAAGCTGCACGATCCCGAGGGGGGCATTGCCATTCTGGATATGGACTTGATTTCTCAGGAAAAAAATCCCGTGATAACGATTCCACTTCACGAAGCTGATTTTGAACCGGAATATATTACGGTTTCAAAGGATTCGAAGATTGCCTGGGTTAGCCTGCAAGAAAACAATGCACTTGTTCGCGTGGATGTGGAACACGCCTATGTGGATACGATATTTGACCTGGGCTTCGTGGATCATACCCAGAAGGGGTTTGCCCTGGATGCGGTAAAGGATGGCAAAATCCGCATCGAAAATGCGAACATCCGAAGCCTTCGCCAGCCCGATGGAATCAAGGCCTTTGAAGTGAATGGCAGAACCTTTGTGGCAACCGCCAACGAGGGGGATGACATGGAAAAGACGGATCCCCGGTTTGTAAAAATTGCTTGCGGTGACGATAAGGATTGCAAACTTATAAATGGTACCCGTTCCATTTCTCTCTTTGATGGCCATACTGGAGAACTTGTCTGGGATTCCGGAGAAATTCTTGAAAAAACTTTTGCGGAAGTTGCTCCCCTATACTTTAACTGGAATTCCAAAAAAGGAAAAGTGAATTTAGAGAAATGGACGGATTCCCGCAGTGATGACAAGGGCTGCGAACCGGAAAACGTCACTGTAGGTAAAGTGGAAAATCGCCTGCTTGGTTTCGTGGGTCTCGAAAGAATGAGCGGTATCGCCACCTTTGACTTTACCGATATTGGTGTCAACGGCAAGATGCCGAAGTTGGTTGGCTACTACATGGACCCCAAGGATCGTGGCCCCGAGGGTGTGCTTTTCATTGATGCCGAGCAAAGTCCTGAACCCGGAACCGCACTGCTGGTAGTCGGCTACGAATACAGCAAGACCCTTGTGATTT